A genomic window from Flavobacterium phycosphaerae includes:
- a CDS encoding tetratricopeptide repeat protein has product MKAIKTLAVLLFFGLLSTSCDKKQDKITQAKDYDKYLVDDKNQNLAFVKKEIDFWQTKYDKAPNQISYLSILASNYSKLFEITGNIDYLAKAETLLKQSNETYKYSSVGTLRALARNYISQHKFRESLELANKALTIGEGQKETQKLLFDVQMELGNYAAAKKSLDILSDNADFDYLIRAAKWNDHLGDLKTTIALMEKAKGKAEAFNNKYLKIWTYSNLGDFNGHDGNIKKAYEYYLKTLALDPNNSYALKGIAWIVFSYEKDTKEAKRIIDIVSKRHNSPDFYLLKAQIAEYENDSSSKYTNLTAYSKLLKNKHYGAMYNSYNVILFAEEDSTKQRALEIAQEEVEHRPTPVSYDLLAWSYYNLGKKEKALEIVEKYVVGKSFEPKLNYHLAVLYKANNKLNEVNPIKEELMKSTFELGPNLERKIINL; this is encoded by the coding sequence ATGAAAGCTATTAAAACCCTAGCCGTCTTGTTATTCTTTGGTTTATTATCCACAAGTTGTGATAAAAAGCAAGACAAAATAACACAAGCGAAAGATTACGATAAATACTTGGTAGACGATAAAAACCAAAACTTAGCATTTGTAAAAAAAGAAATTGATTTTTGGCAAACCAAATATGACAAAGCTCCGAATCAAATTAGTTACCTAAGTATTCTGGCTTCTAATTATAGCAAACTTTTCGAAATTACCGGAAATATTGATTATTTGGCAAAAGCAGAAACTTTACTAAAACAATCAAATGAAACCTACAAATACAGCAGTGTTGGAACTTTACGAGCATTAGCCAGAAATTATATTTCGCAACATAAGTTCAGAGAATCATTAGAGTTAGCAAATAAAGCATTAACCATTGGAGAAGGACAAAAAGAGACTCAAAAATTGCTTTTCGATGTTCAAATGGAATTAGGGAATTATGCAGCGGCAAAGAAAAGCTTAGATATTTTGAGTGACAATGCTGATTTTGATTACTTAATTCGTGCGGCCAAATGGAACGATCATTTGGGCGATTTGAAAACAACCATTGCGCTTATGGAAAAAGCCAAAGGCAAAGCAGAAGCATTTAATAATAAATACTTAAAAATTTGGACTTATTCCAATCTTGGTGATTTTAATGGTCATGATGGAAATATTAAAAAAGCATATGAATATTATCTCAAAACCTTAGCGCTTGATCCCAATAACAGCTATGCTTTAAAAGGAATTGCTTGGATTGTTTTTTCATATGAAAAAGATACTAAGGAGGCAAAGCGAATAATTGATATTGTTTCAAAGAGACATAATTCTCCCGACTTCTATCTGTTGAAAGCACAAATTGCCGAATATGAAAATGATAGTTCTTCAAAATATACAAACCTGACAGCATACTCAAAGTTACTCAAAAACAAACATTATGGTGCCATGTATAACAGTTATAACGTCATTCTATTTGCTGAGGAAGATTCGACCAAACAAAGAGCATTAGAAATAGCGCAGGAAGAAGTGGAGCATAGACCCACTCCGGTTTCCTATGATTTATTGGCTTGGTCATACTATAATTTAGGTAAAAAGGAAAAAGCTCTTGAAATAGTAGAAAAATATGTGGTCGGAAAATCATTTGAACCAAAGTTAAATTATCATTTAGCTGTATTATACAAAGCCAACAATAAACTGAATGAAGTTAATCCAATTAAAGAGGAATTAATGAAAAGCACTTTTGAATTGGGACCAAATCT
- a CDS encoding DUF4331 family protein, with translation MKTINFKIVALSLTFAATFFVGCSNDENSSINDSDARYGVNFEGTFVQQDQMARPAINTVFIASGAPKDAFNATIPSQMGAAYQSIFQSRLLALNPGYTTNALGLDAATFTGVLATDVLNVSKTAPTTFFDGTNVLTGRALADDVIDVELLLIFGGPNGTDNAGLTSDHVNSNDKPFSSSFPYLASAW, from the coding sequence ATGAAAACAATTAATTTTAAAATAGTCGCTCTTTCCTTAACGTTTGCAGCTACTTTCTTTGTGGGATGCAGTAATGATGAAAATTCTTCTATAAATGACTCGGATGCTCGTTATGGGGTTAATTTCGAAGGAACCTTTGTACAACAAGACCAAATGGCAAGACCAGCAATCAATACCGTATTCATTGCTTCCGGTGCACCAAAAGATGCTTTTAATGCAACTATTCCTTCTCAAATGGGAGCTGCGTATCAATCCATTTTTCAATCAAGATTGTTAGCCTTAAATCCGGGATATACAACCAATGCTTTGGGACTTGATGCTGCAACGTTTACAGGAGTTTTAGCTACTGATGTTTTAAACGTAAGTAAAACTGCTCCGACAACTTTCTTTGATGGAACTAATGTGTTAACAGGAAGAGCATTGGCAGATGATGTGATTGATGTAGAACTTCTACTAATTTTTGGTGGACCGAATGGCACAGATAATGCAGGGTTAACATCTGACCATGTTAATAGTAATGATAAACCATTTTCATCTTCATTTCCTTATTTAGCGTCAGCTTGGTAA